In Sinorhizobium mexicanum, one DNA window encodes the following:
- a CDS encoding carbohydrate ABC transporter permease, translated as MPGTWITTRAWLLMLPLLMVMIAVIGWPLVDTVRLSFTDAKLVGTAGGFVGLDNYAKMLGGSNFRRALITTTWFAVVSVAAEMVLGVLAALLLNQQFRGRTALRALMILPWALPTVVNATLWRLIYNPEYGALNAALTQIGLIDSYRSWLGEPGLALTALIVADCWKNFPLVALIALAALQAVPRDITAAALVDGAGPVNRFRYVIMPYLAGPLLVALVLRTIEAFKVFDIIWVMTRGGPANSTRTLSILVYQEAFSFQRAGSGASLALIVTLLVTLLAVAYAALLRKAAGAS; from the coding sequence ATGCCCGGTACCTGGATAACAACGCGCGCCTGGCTTTTGATGCTGCCGCTGCTCATGGTCATGATCGCCGTCATCGGATGGCCATTGGTCGACACGGTGCGGCTCTCCTTCACCGACGCCAAGCTTGTCGGCACCGCTGGCGGTTTCGTCGGCCTCGACAACTACGCAAAAATGCTCGGCGGGTCGAACTTCCGGCGGGCGCTGATCACGACCACCTGGTTTGCGGTCGTGTCCGTCGCCGCCGAAATGGTGCTCGGGGTGCTCGCCGCGCTGCTGCTCAACCAGCAATTTCGCGGCCGCACGGCGCTCAGAGCCTTGATGATCCTGCCCTGGGCGCTGCCGACGGTGGTCAACGCCACGCTCTGGCGATTGATCTACAATCCGGAATACGGCGCCCTCAACGCCGCACTTACCCAGATCGGGCTTATCGACAGCTATCGCTCCTGGCTCGGCGAGCCTGGCTTGGCTCTCACCGCACTGATCGTCGCCGATTGCTGGAAGAATTTTCCGCTGGTGGCGCTGATCGCGCTCGCCGCGCTTCAGGCCGTTCCCCGCGACATCACCGCGGCAGCGCTTGTCGACGGCGCTGGCCCGGTCAATCGCTTTCGCTACGTGATCATGCCCTATCTCGCGGGCCCCTTGCTGGTGGCCTTGGTGCTGCGCACGATCGAGGCGTTCAAGGTCTTCGACATCATCTGGGTGATGACGCGCGGCGGACCGGCAAACAGCACGCGCACGCTCTCGATCCTCGTCTATCAGGAGGCCTTCTCCTTTCAGCGGGCAGGCTCCGGGGCATCACTCGCGCTCATCGTCACGCTGCTCGTGACCCTTCTCGCGGTTGCCTATGCGGCGCTGCTTCGCAAGGCCGCGGGAGCATCGTGA